A stretch of Cystobacter ferrugineus DNA encodes these proteins:
- a CDS encoding PspA/IM30 family protein → MWQRFKRAMRSFAGFFVSSIEDPELILEQNIRDLNDQVPKMNESIAMVRANLTLLEKENAKYQQDIRDLTAKVKAAIQAGRDDLAAQYASKLQIEKGALERNQQQLDTAKQAYEKSLSLKKAFMREKERKTQEAMTAIRDARRAQWQSKVADAMESFTVAGIDQTHGEMLRKVQEKAAVNEARMQMALDSVDHQAVQIEEDAEHLQAMDLVKQMKMEMGLDSPAPVSDVSAGPEKTIGKKVEIK, encoded by the coding sequence ATGTGGCAACGGTTCAAGAGGGCAATGCGCAGCTTCGCTGGCTTCTTCGTCTCCTCCATCGAGGATCCGGAGCTCATCCTCGAGCAGAACATCCGGGACCTGAACGATCAGGTGCCGAAGATGAACGAGTCCATCGCGATGGTGCGGGCCAACCTGACGCTCCTGGAGAAGGAGAACGCCAAGTACCAGCAGGACATCCGCGACCTGACGGCCAAGGTGAAGGCGGCCATCCAGGCGGGGCGTGACGATCTGGCGGCCCAGTACGCGAGCAAGCTGCAGATCGAGAAGGGCGCCCTGGAGCGCAACCAGCAGCAGCTGGACACGGCCAAGCAGGCGTACGAGAAGTCGCTCAGCCTGAAGAAGGCCTTCATGCGCGAGAAGGAGCGCAAGACGCAGGAGGCCATGACGGCCATCCGCGACGCGCGCCGCGCCCAGTGGCAGTCCAAGGTGGCCGACGCCATGGAGTCCTTCACCGTCGCGGGCATCGACCAGACGCACGGCGAGATGCTGCGCAAGGTGCAGGAGAAGGCGGCCGTCAACGAGGCGCGCATGCAGATGGCGCTCGACTCGGTGGACCACCAGGCCGTGCAGATCGAGGAGGACGCCGAGCACCTGCAGGCGATGGACCTCGTGAAGCAGATGAAGATGGAGATGGGCCTGGACAGCCCCGCGCCGGTGTCCGACGTGAGCGCCGGTCCGGAGAAGACCATCGGCAAGAAGGTGGAGATCAAGTAG
- a CDS encoding 5'-deoxyadenosine deaminase translates to MDILLTNGTVVTMNREREVLAEADVLIQDGRIARVGRGPRPRGARLRVLDVRGQVVLPGFVHGHLHACQTLFRNRADGLELLDWLRERIWPFEAAHDPDSMRASADLTFAELIRSGSTAALDMGSVRHYDSVFESARDCGFRLTGGKAMMDAPDVPPGLAESTEDSLAESLALLERWHDTHGGRLRYALTPRFVLSCTEKLLREVGRLSRDKGVRIHTHASENRTECDVVRQLTGRDNVEWFHEVGITGPHVTLAHCVWLSDAERRLLRDTGTVVCHCPGSNLKLASGIAPVPELLDEGVSVCLGADGAACNNNLDMFVEMRLAALLHKPRVGPRGMPAERVLEMATLGGARALGLEAELGSLEVGKRADVTVVDLSGLHALPSDPADVLSPLVYAARASDVVHVVIDGRLVLKDRTLLTLDAAAVAANARHHSARLTARARPPSRARPTARAR, encoded by the coding sequence GTGGACATCCTCCTCACCAACGGCACCGTCGTGACGATGAACCGCGAGCGCGAGGTGCTCGCGGAGGCCGACGTCCTCATCCAGGATGGCCGCATCGCCCGCGTAGGGCGCGGCCCGCGCCCGCGGGGGGCGAGACTCCGCGTGTTGGACGTGAGGGGCCAGGTGGTGCTGCCCGGCTTCGTCCACGGCCACCTGCACGCCTGTCAGACGCTCTTCCGCAACCGGGCGGATGGCCTGGAGCTACTCGACTGGCTGCGCGAGCGCATCTGGCCCTTCGAGGCCGCGCACGACCCGGACTCCATGCGCGCCTCGGCGGATCTCACCTTCGCGGAGCTCATCCGCTCGGGCTCCACGGCGGCGCTCGACATGGGCTCGGTGCGCCACTACGACTCCGTCTTCGAGTCCGCCCGGGACTGCGGCTTCCGGCTCACCGGCGGCAAGGCGATGATGGACGCGCCCGACGTGCCCCCGGGCCTCGCCGAATCCACCGAGGACTCGCTGGCCGAGAGCCTCGCGCTGCTGGAGCGCTGGCACGACACCCACGGGGGCCGGCTGCGATACGCCCTCACCCCGCGCTTCGTGCTCTCCTGCACGGAGAAGCTCTTGCGCGAGGTGGGACGGCTCTCGCGCGACAAGGGCGTGCGCATCCACACCCACGCGAGCGAGAACCGCACCGAGTGCGACGTGGTGCGCCAGCTCACCGGCCGGGACAACGTGGAGTGGTTCCACGAGGTGGGCATCACCGGGCCTCACGTGACGCTCGCCCACTGCGTGTGGCTGTCCGACGCCGAGCGCCGCCTGCTGCGGGACACGGGCACGGTGGTGTGTCACTGCCCGGGCTCCAACCTCAAGCTCGCCTCGGGCATCGCCCCGGTGCCGGAGCTGCTCGACGAGGGCGTGTCGGTGTGCCTCGGGGCGGACGGCGCCGCGTGCAACAACAACCTGGACATGTTCGTGGAGATGCGGCTGGCGGCGCTGCTGCACAAGCCGCGGGTGGGCCCCCGGGGCATGCCCGCCGAGCGCGTCCTGGAGATGGCCACGCTCGGGGGCGCCCGCGCCCTGGGCCTGGAGGCCGAGCTGGGCTCGCTGGAGGTGGGCAAGCGCGCCGACGTCACCGTGGTGGACCTGTCCGGCCTGCACGCCCTGCCGTCCGACCCGGCCGACGTGCTCTCGCCGCTCGTCTACGCCGCGCGCGCTTCCGACGTGGTGCACGTGGTCATCGATGGGCGGCTCGTGCTCAAGGACCGGACGCTGCTCACCCTGGACGCCGCCGCCGTGGCCGCCAACGCCCGTCACCACTCCGCTCGCCTCACCGCGCGTGCCCGGCCCCCGTCCCGCGCCCGTCCCACGGCCCGCGCCCGCTGA
- a CDS encoding YfhO family protein, whose amino-acid sequence MSRIRSRLAMVAATLALPLLYFHRATFSSDVFIARDILLVYYPLKQYWAERVSQGEFPAWYPYNGLGQPFAGMLISGVFHPTNVLYLLLPLGVALKLIALGSYVSALGGTYRFAREWGLERKSALLAGITYALGGYLVGISNNLLYLMAAATFPWALWGAERFLRQPSARRAAAAALLLCLILLSGEPQSFALCCALVLVLVLLRPERAPLPRAASRAVLLVVLTALLAAVQIAPVLSLRGEARPTSPTLDLATYFSFHPLRMLEFVLGPIFLNPETDTVASFRLADEVFHSGVHSFWVNSVHVGAPALLLVGAALWAHRRRALAWAVAAMALLVLALSMGRHLPLYGWLYQWMPVWNSFRFPEKLLPYFMFACALGAGAGLEAVLREPILSRRVGQAAFVLASLCGLFALAEWQGRVFSSGVIGALWEKPQPDIQDILHGNVLLASVVAGVSLGVMGAVLLRVRAPATLAWAVVSLQLVILYLANGDVYQVTLPEFLEHPSQMVATILEAEQDSGAGRPRVYGAAPEIQEHETIEGIAPIDIQSINTLDSLWADTPALWRLESAKPYLPVVSWRAMSLLGIQQERLGLPPSRILELFHVKYVTVSAREYRRINGKPDVIVAEIPRFDELLLRNPQALPRAYLATPVCVPDQDAARALLFSRSFTPGQQVALECPPGPEHVEAPKDPGALGQVRFVRYAPEEVVLEVEATQPAVLVLNDAYYSGWSATVDGRPAPILPANVAVRGVRLTAGSHQVTFSFRAPGQRLGATLTLVTLGLLGLALLVEWRQRAVGRTSPAVPR is encoded by the coding sequence ATGTCACGGATTCGGTCGCGGCTGGCGATGGTGGCCGCCACCCTCGCCCTGCCGCTGCTCTACTTCCACCGGGCGACGTTCAGTTCGGACGTCTTCATCGCGCGCGACATCCTGCTCGTCTACTACCCGCTCAAGCAGTACTGGGCCGAGCGCGTGTCCCAAGGGGAGTTTCCGGCCTGGTATCCCTACAACGGGTTGGGTCAGCCCTTCGCGGGCATGCTCATCTCCGGCGTCTTCCACCCCACCAACGTGCTCTACCTGCTGTTGCCGCTCGGGGTGGCGCTCAAGCTCATCGCGCTCGGCTCCTATGTGTCGGCGCTGGGCGGCACCTACCGCTTCGCCCGGGAGTGGGGCCTGGAGCGGAAGTCCGCGTTGCTGGCGGGCATCACCTACGCGTTGGGTGGCTACCTGGTGGGCATCAGCAACAACCTGCTCTACCTCATGGCGGCCGCCACGTTCCCCTGGGCCCTGTGGGGCGCCGAGCGCTTCCTGCGCCAGCCCTCGGCCCGCCGTGCCGCCGCCGCCGCGCTCCTGCTGTGTCTGATCCTCCTGAGCGGCGAGCCGCAGAGCTTCGCGCTGTGTTGTGCCCTGGTGCTCGTGCTCGTGCTGCTGCGTCCGGAGCGAGCCCCCCTGCCGCGCGCGGCGTCCCGGGCCGTGCTGCTCGTCGTGCTCACCGCCCTGCTGGCCGCGGTGCAGATCGCTCCCGTGCTCAGCCTCCGCGGGGAGGCGAGGCCCACCTCGCCGACCTTGGATCTGGCCACCTACTTCTCGTTCCATCCCCTGCGGATGCTCGAGTTCGTGCTCGGCCCCATCTTCCTCAATCCCGAGACGGACACGGTGGCCTCGTTCAGGCTGGCCGATGAGGTGTTCCATTCCGGGGTGCATTCCTTCTGGGTCAACTCGGTGCACGTGGGCGCGCCCGCGCTCCTCCTGGTGGGTGCGGCGCTCTGGGCCCACCGCCGCCGGGCCCTGGCGTGGGCGGTGGCGGCCATGGCGCTGCTCGTGCTGGCGCTGTCGATGGGACGGCACCTGCCCCTGTATGGCTGGCTGTACCAGTGGATGCCCGTCTGGAACTCCTTCCGCTTTCCGGAGAAGTTGCTGCCCTACTTCATGTTCGCCTGTGCCCTGGGCGCGGGCGCGGGGCTGGAGGCCGTGCTGCGCGAGCCCATCCTGTCGCGGAGGGTGGGCCAGGCCGCGTTCGTGCTCGCGTCGCTCTGTGGCCTGTTCGCGCTGGCGGAGTGGCAGGGGCGGGTGTTCTCCTCCGGGGTGATCGGTGCCCTCTGGGAGAAGCCGCAGCCCGACATCCAGGACATCCTCCACGGCAACGTCCTGCTCGCGTCCGTGGTCGCGGGGGTGTCGCTCGGGGTGATGGGGGCCGTGCTGCTCCGGGTGCGAGCGCCCGCCACCCTGGCGTGGGCCGTCGTCTCGCTCCAACTCGTCATCCTCTACCTGGCCAACGGGGACGTGTACCAGGTGACCCTTCCGGAGTTTCTGGAGCATCCCTCCCAGATGGTGGCGACCATCCTGGAGGCCGAGCAGGACAGCGGCGCCGGCCGGCCCCGCGTCTATGGCGCGGCGCCGGAAATCCAGGAGCACGAGACCATCGAGGGCATCGCTCCCATCGACATCCAGTCCATCAACACCCTCGACTCCCTCTGGGCGGACACCCCCGCGCTCTGGCGGCTGGAGAGCGCCAAGCCCTATCTTCCCGTCGTCTCCTGGCGGGCCATGAGCCTGCTGGGAATACAGCAGGAGCGCCTCGGTCTTCCGCCGAGCCGGATCCTGGAACTCTTCCACGTGAAGTACGTCACGGTGAGCGCGCGGGAGTACCGGCGGATCAACGGCAAGCCCGACGTCATCGTCGCCGAGATTCCGCGCTTCGACGAACTGCTGTTGCGCAATCCCCAGGCGCTGCCGCGCGCCTACCTGGCCACGCCGGTGTGTGTGCCGGATCAAGACGCGGCCAGGGCCCTGCTCTTCTCCCGCTCCTTCACGCCCGGCCAGCAGGTGGCCCTGGAGTGCCCTCCCGGCCCGGAGCATGTCGAGGCCCCCAAGGATCCCGGAGCGCTCGGCCAGGTGCGCTTCGTGCGCTACGCGCCAGAGGAGGTCGTGCTGGAGGTGGAGGCCACCCAGCCCGCCGTGCTGGTGCTCAACGACGCCTATTACTCGGGCTGGAGCGCGACGGTGGATGGGCGGCCCGCCCCCATCCTGCCGGCCAACGTGGCGGTGCGGGGCGTGCGGCTGACGGCGGGCTCCCACCAGGTCACCTTCTCGTTCCGCGCTCCCGGCCAGCGGCTCGGAGCGACCCTCACCCTGGTGACGCTGGGCCTGCTCGGACTCGCGCTGCTCGTGGAGTGGCGCCAGCGGGCCGTGGGGCGCACGTCTCCCGCCGTCCCGCGCTGA
- a CDS encoding cytidine deaminase yields MSTDIPWDNLFEAAAKVRERAHVPYSRFPVGAAVLYADGSVVAGCNVENSSYGLSACAERSALAAGVAQGRGRPVAVAIVVDTPTPCPPCGMCRQVMMEFAPREMPVRSRNLKGDEARYSLGELLPHAFTSDFL; encoded by the coding sequence ATGAGCACGGACATTCCCTGGGACAATCTCTTCGAGGCGGCGGCGAAGGTGCGTGAGCGCGCGCATGTGCCCTACTCGCGCTTCCCGGTGGGGGCGGCGGTGCTGTACGCGGATGGGTCGGTGGTGGCGGGCTGCAACGTGGAGAACTCCTCCTATGGCCTGTCCGCCTGCGCCGAGCGCAGCGCGCTGGCGGCGGGAGTGGCCCAGGGCCGCGGCCGTCCGGTGGCGGTGGCCATCGTCGTGGACACGCCCACGCCGTGTCCGCCGTGCGGCATGTGCCGGCAGGTGATGATGGAGTTCGCTCCGAGGGAAATGCCCGTGCGCAGCCGCAACCTCAAGGGAGACGAGGCTCGCTACTCGCTCGGGGAACTGCTTCCCCACGCCTTCACCAGCGACTTCCTCTGA
- a CDS encoding PilZ domain-containing protein: protein MSASSGDERRASLRVSMRFRIRKADSSDPFDSREGNISIGGFAWHGAALSVGTQVEARFMLPGTSEELQVRGQVLNVSYGARGTSAHVRFLDLPDEVERRIAQYLEEVEQAESNQRGGS from the coding sequence ATGAGTGCATCGTCCGGAGATGAGCGGCGGGCCTCGCTCCGGGTGTCGATGCGCTTTCGGATCCGGAAGGCGGATAGCTCGGACCCGTTCGACTCCCGGGAGGGTAACATCTCGATAGGGGGCTTCGCCTGGCACGGCGCGGCCCTGTCGGTGGGGACCCAGGTGGAGGCGCGCTTCATGTTGCCCGGCACGAGCGAGGAGCTCCAGGTCCGGGGACAGGTGCTCAACGTGAGCTACGGCGCGCGCGGCACCTCCGCGCACGTGCGCTTCCTGGACCTGCCGGACGAGGTGGAGCGGCGCATCGCCCAGTATCTGGAGGAAGTAGAGCAGGCGGAGTCCAACCAACGAGGTGGCTCATGA
- a CDS encoding thymidine phosphorylase produces the protein MRPYELIKAKRDGKRLEPGDIRAFIEAYTSGDVPDYQMSALCMAVFFRGLDAVELGAWTRAMLESGEVLDLGDVPGVKVDKHSTGGVGDKVSLSLAPLAAACGVPVPMISGRGLGHTGGTLDKLESIPGFKVDLPVSDYRRLVREVGCCLIGQTASVAPADKKLYALRDVTATVDCIPLICSSIMSKKLAEGIDALVLDVKVGSGAFMKTVEDARLLARTMIGVGAEMGRKVTALLTDMNQPLGRAVGNALEVVEAVEMLRGRAPADYTEVTLALTAEMLVLGGRAGSLAEARQKLERAVRDGSAVRKLQEIVEAQGGDPGAIDDYSRLPQARSQVDVLATEEGFVTGIQTEAVGLAAVALGAGRQRVDSRIDPAVGFTLLRKVGEPVKKGDPLVRIHYNDPAPVEDVRARLLAAYSCGPRAPEPQPLILERLG, from the coding sequence GTGAGACCCTACGAGCTCATCAAGGCCAAGCGGGACGGGAAGCGGTTGGAACCCGGCGACATCCGGGCGTTCATCGAGGCGTATACCTCGGGCGACGTGCCGGACTACCAGATGTCCGCCCTGTGCATGGCGGTCTTCTTCCGGGGACTGGACGCGGTGGAGCTGGGCGCCTGGACGCGGGCGATGCTCGAGTCCGGGGAGGTGCTGGACCTCGGGGACGTGCCCGGAGTGAAGGTGGACAAACACTCCACGGGTGGGGTGGGGGACAAGGTGTCCTTGAGCCTGGCGCCGCTGGCGGCCGCCTGCGGGGTACCCGTGCCGATGATCTCCGGGCGGGGCCTGGGGCACACGGGGGGGACGCTGGACAAGCTGGAGTCCATTCCCGGCTTCAAGGTGGACCTGCCGGTGAGCGACTACCGCCGCCTGGTGCGCGAGGTGGGCTGCTGCCTCATCGGCCAGACGGCCTCGGTGGCGCCCGCGGACAAGAAGCTCTACGCACTGCGTGACGTGACGGCCACGGTGGACTGCATCCCGCTCATCTGCAGCTCCATCATGAGCAAGAAGCTCGCGGAGGGCATCGACGCGCTGGTGCTGGACGTGAAGGTGGGCAGCGGTGCCTTCATGAAGACGGTGGAGGACGCGCGGCTGCTGGCCCGGACGATGATCGGCGTGGGCGCGGAGATGGGCCGCAAGGTGACGGCGCTGCTCACGGACATGAACCAGCCGCTGGGGCGCGCGGTGGGCAACGCGCTGGAGGTGGTGGAGGCCGTGGAGATGCTGCGCGGCCGTGCCCCGGCCGACTACACCGAGGTGACGCTGGCGCTCACCGCGGAGATGCTGGTGCTGGGGGGCCGGGCGGGCTCGCTCGCCGAGGCGCGTCAGAAGCTGGAGCGGGCGGTGCGGGATGGCAGCGCGGTGCGCAAGCTCCAGGAGATCGTTGAGGCGCAGGGGGGAGACCCGGGGGCCATCGACGACTACTCCCGGCTGCCCCAGGCGCGCTCGCAGGTGGACGTGCTGGCGACGGAGGAGGGCTTCGTCACCGGCATCCAGACGGAGGCGGTGGGCCTGGCGGCGGTGGCGCTGGGGGCCGGACGTCAGCGGGTGGACAGCCGCATCGATCCCGCCGTGGGCTTCACCCTGCTGCGCAAGGTGGGCGAGCCGGTGAAGAAGGGAGACCCGCTGGTGCGCATCCACTATAATGACCCGGCGCCGGTGGAGGATGTGCGGGCGCGGCTGTTGGCGGCCTATTCCTGTGGGCCTCGGGCACCCGAGCCCCAGCCGTTGATCCTGGAGCGATTAGGATGA
- a CDS encoding ABC transporter ATP-binding protein codes for MSLDIGTGEVLALVGENGAGKSTLMNVLYGLYHADAGEVLVGGQPVRLKSPRDAIARGIGMVHQHFMLVPTLTVAENVVLGREPTRFGRLDQERACQEVAATCERFGFKLDPRARVDTLSVGSQQKVEIVKALHRGAQVLILDEPTAVLTPQESDDLFRVARGLAAGGRTVVFISHKLREVLSVAERVVVMRRGRRVAEVRAAQTRPEELAALMVGESRVPTSEAQAYHPPTGERLLETRELTALGEDDRPVLRGVSLEVHAGEIVGIAGVDGNGQREFAEVLTGLRKMDSGSGTLLGGPLEGLTPAEARRRGVGHVPEDRLWRAVVKAMSVEENVALGRQAQEPFARGPRVDFEGRRERTQTLLKAYDVRPPDPRLPLQALSGGNQQKVVVARELDASPRLLVVVQPTRGLDIGAVAQVQAKLREARDRGAGVVLVSLDLEEVLALADRVYVFFEGRVSGTFTRPEFDEREIGRRMLGTGQQEVAHG; via the coding sequence GTGTCGCTGGACATCGGCACCGGGGAAGTGCTCGCCCTGGTGGGCGAGAACGGCGCGGGCAAGTCCACCCTCATGAACGTCCTCTACGGGCTCTACCACGCGGATGCGGGGGAGGTGCTCGTGGGAGGCCAGCCCGTGCGCCTGAAGAGTCCCCGGGACGCCATCGCCCGGGGCATCGGCATGGTGCACCAGCACTTCATGCTCGTGCCCACCCTCACGGTGGCGGAGAACGTGGTGCTCGGCCGCGAGCCCACGCGCTTCGGACGCCTGGACCAGGAGCGGGCGTGCCAGGAAGTGGCCGCCACGTGCGAGCGCTTCGGCTTCAAGTTGGACCCGCGCGCCCGCGTGGACACGCTCAGCGTGGGCTCGCAGCAGAAGGTGGAGATCGTCAAGGCGCTGCACCGCGGCGCGCAGGTGCTCATCCTCGACGAGCCCACCGCCGTGCTCACCCCCCAGGAGTCGGATGACCTGTTCCGGGTGGCGCGGGGGCTCGCGGCGGGGGGGCGCACGGTCGTCTTCATCAGCCACAAGCTGCGCGAGGTGCTCAGCGTGGCCGAGCGCGTGGTGGTGATGCGGCGGGGCCGGCGCGTGGCCGAGGTGCGCGCCGCGCAGACGCGCCCCGAGGAACTGGCGGCGCTGATGGTGGGCGAGTCGCGCGTGCCCACCTCCGAGGCGCAGGCGTACCACCCCCCCACGGGCGAGCGGCTCTTGGAGACGCGCGAGCTGACGGCCCTGGGCGAGGACGACCGGCCCGTGCTCCGGGGCGTGTCGCTGGAGGTCCACGCGGGGGAGATCGTCGGCATCGCCGGAGTGGACGGCAACGGGCAGCGCGAGTTCGCCGAGGTGCTCACGGGCCTGCGGAAGATGGACTCGGGCAGCGGCACGCTCCTGGGCGGACCGCTCGAGGGCCTGACGCCCGCGGAGGCCCGGCGCCGGGGCGTGGGCCACGTGCCCGAGGATCGGCTGTGGCGCGCGGTGGTGAAGGCCATGAGCGTGGAGGAGAACGTGGCGCTGGGGCGGCAGGCCCAGGAGCCCTTCGCGCGGGGGCCCCGGGTGGACTTCGAGGGCCGCCGGGAGCGCACCCAGACGCTGCTGAAGGCCTATGACGTGCGGCCGCCGGATCCGCGGCTGCCCCTGCAAGCGCTCTCCGGCGGCAACCAGCAGAAGGTGGTGGTGGCGCGCGAGCTGGATGCCTCGCCCCGGTTGCTCGTGGTGGTGCAGCCCACGCGCGGCCTGGACATCGGCGCGGTGGCGCAGGTGCAGGCGAAGCTGCGCGAGGCGCGGGACAGGGGCGCCGGCGTGGTGCTCGTCTCGTTGGATCTGGAGGAGGTACTCGCCCTGGCTGATCGCGTCTATGTCTTCTTCGAGGGCCGTGTGAGCGGCACCTTCACCCGGCCCGAGTTCGACGAGCGGGAGATCGGCCGGCGGATGCTCGGCACCGGACAGCAGGAGGTGGCGCATGGGTGA
- a CDS encoding ABC transporter permease encodes MGERLRAVLPSVFSVFLALAVCWCFIALTRDARTATDAYFQMLRGGLGDWPAYLDGGRVALLTRPLGEAAIKASILLLTGLSVAVAFKVGLFNIGAQGQMLMGALVAALVGAWWELPAPLHVLAALLMAGLAGGAWALIAAWLKLARGVHEVISTIMLNWVAVSLVDNWLVVGPLRAGAGTTLSTTGTPEILPSAHLPRLLGEISRLHLGFPLALAVALALWVWLSWLRTGFETRAVGLGAEAARAAGIPVTRRTAEAMGLAGGLAGLAGAVLVLGTELRYPGTLGAPYGFDGIAISLIGNSHPLGVTLSALFFGALRAGGTRMQLLGVHKSYPELIQGLALLFVAGRQVWLALMRPRRRAPQVSAEAAPAPGPEVPRA; translated from the coding sequence ATGGGTGAGCGGCTGCGCGCGGTGCTGCCCTCGGTCTTCTCCGTGTTCCTCGCGCTCGCGGTGTGCTGGTGCTTCATCGCCCTCACGCGCGACGCGCGGACGGCCACCGACGCCTACTTCCAGATGCTGCGCGGGGGGCTCGGCGACTGGCCGGCCTACCTCGACGGGGGACGCGTGGCGCTGCTCACCCGGCCCCTGGGCGAGGCCGCCATCAAGGCCTCCATCCTGCTGCTCACCGGCCTGTCGGTGGCGGTGGCCTTCAAGGTGGGCCTGTTCAACATCGGCGCCCAGGGGCAGATGCTCATGGGCGCGCTGGTGGCGGCGCTGGTGGGCGCGTGGTGGGAGCTGCCCGCGCCCCTGCACGTGCTCGCGGCGCTGCTCATGGCGGGGCTCGCCGGGGGCGCGTGGGCGCTCATCGCCGCCTGGCTCAAGCTCGCCCGGGGCGTGCACGAGGTCATCTCCACCATCATGCTCAACTGGGTGGCGGTGAGTCTGGTGGACAACTGGCTCGTGGTGGGCCCGTTGCGCGCCGGAGCGGGCACCACTCTGTCCACCACGGGCACCCCGGAGATCCTCCCCAGCGCGCACCTGCCGCGGCTGCTCGGGGAGATCTCCCGGCTGCACCTGGGCTTCCCCCTGGCGCTGGCGGTGGCGCTGGCGCTCTGGGTGTGGCTGTCCTGGCTGCGCACGGGCTTCGAGACGCGCGCGGTGGGACTGGGCGCCGAGGCGGCCCGGGCGGCGGGCATTCCCGTCACCCGGCGCACCGCGGAGGCCATGGGACTGGCCGGAGGGCTCGCGGGCCTGGCGGGCGCGGTGCTCGTGCTGGGCACCGAGCTGCGCTACCCCGGCACGCTGGGCGCACCCTACGGCTTCGACGGCATCGCCATCTCCCTCATCGGCAACAGCCACCCGCTCGGGGTGACGCTCTCGGCGCTCTTCTTCGGGGCGCTGCGCGCGGGCGGCACGCGCATGCAGCTGCTCGGCGTGCACAAGAGCTACCCCGAGCTCATCCAGGGCCTGGCCCTGCTCTTCGTCGCGGGCCGGCAGGTGTGGCTCGCCCTGATGCGCCCCCGGCGGCGCGCGCCCCAGGTGTCCGCCGAGGCGGCACCCGCTCCAGGTCCGGAGGTGCCACGTGCTTGA
- a CDS encoding ABC transporter permease yields the protein MLEVLEALLSSTLEYFPALVFATLGATLCERSGVVNVGIEGMMRAGAFCAAVAALSMPTPVGVMVGMLAGAGVAAVHGALCIHWRSDQVVSGMALNLVATAGGTYLLESLYGPNGTPPIQQLSRWHVPGLDGVPLLRVFSGHSALTWLALVLPFVFHALFYRTPFGLRLRAVGDKPHAVATLGLSVPGLRWLAVLGCGLLAGLGGATLSTAVLDRFEQHTPAGLGFMALAAMVFGRWTPLGALLAALFFSAGNALRIGLASSAPGLLEVIPQGFLLALPYLLTLLLLGFQGRRTHAPAALGTPYEQESR from the coding sequence GTGCTTGAGGTGTTGGAAGCGCTCCTGTCCTCCACGCTGGAGTACTTCCCGGCGCTGGTCTTCGCCACCCTGGGCGCCACGCTCTGCGAGCGCTCGGGCGTCGTCAACGTGGGCATCGAGGGGATGATGCGCGCGGGAGCCTTCTGCGCCGCGGTGGCCGCCCTCTCCATGCCCACGCCCGTGGGGGTGATGGTGGGCATGCTCGCGGGCGCGGGGGTGGCGGCGGTGCATGGCGCCCTGTGCATCCACTGGCGCTCGGACCAGGTGGTGTCCGGCATGGCCCTCAACCTCGTGGCGACCGCCGGCGGCACCTACCTCCTGGAGTCCCTCTACGGGCCCAATGGCACGCCCCCCATCCAGCAGCTCTCGCGCTGGCACGTGCCGGGACTGGACGGGGTGCCGCTCCTGCGCGTCTTCTCCGGGCACTCGGCGCTCACCTGGCTCGCCCTGGTGCTGCCCTTCGTCTTCCACGCCCTCTTCTACCGCACCCCCTTCGGCCTGCGGCTGCGCGCCGTGGGCGACAAGCCCCACGCCGTGGCCACGCTCGGCCTGTCCGTGCCCGGCCTGCGCTGGCTCGCCGTGCTCGGCTGCGGGCTGCTCGCGGGCCTCGGCGGGGCCACGCTGTCCACCGCCGTGCTCGACCGCTTCGAGCAGCACACCCCCGCGGGCCTGGGCTTCATGGCCCTGGCCGCCATGGTGTTCGGCCGGTGGACCCCCCTGGGCGCCCTGCTCGCCGCGCTCTTCTTCTCCGCCGGCAACGCGCTGCGCATCGGCCTGGCCTCCAGCGCCCCCGGCCTCCTGGAGGTCATCCCCCAGGGCTTCCTGCTCGCCCTGCCCTACCTCCTGACGCTCCTCCTGCTCGGCTTCCAGGGCCGCCGCACCCACGCCCCCGCCGCCCTGGGCACCCCCTACGAGCAGGAGTCGCGCTGA